The Streptomyces sp. SS1-1 genome has a segment encoding these proteins:
- the serA gene encoding phosphoglycerate dehydrogenase: MSSKPVVLIAEELSPATVDALGPDFEIRHCNGADRAELLPAIADVDAILIRSATKVDAEAIAAANKLKVVARAGVGLDNVDVSAATKAGVMVVNAPTSNIVTAAELACGLLLATARNIPQANAALKNGEWKRSKYTGVELAEKTLGVVGLGRIGALVAQRMSAFGMKVVAYDPYIQPARAAQMGVKVLSLDELLEVSDFITVHLPKTPETVGLIGDEALRKVKPSVRIVNAARGGIVDEEALYSALKEGRVAGAGLDVYAKEPCTDSPLFEFDQVVSTPHLGASTDEAQEKAGIAVARSVRLALAGELVPDAVNVQGGVIAEDVKPGLPLAERLGRIFTALAGEVAVRLDVEVYGEITQHDVKVLELSALKGVFEDVVDETVSYVNAPLFAQERGVEVRLTTSSESAEHRNVVTVRGTLANGEEVSVSGTLAGPKHLQKIVAVGEYDVDLALADHMAVLRYEDRPGVVGTVGRILGEAGLNIAGMQVSRAVAGGEALAVLTVDDTVPAGVLTEVAAEIGATSARAVNLT; the protein is encoded by the coding sequence GTGAGCTCGAAACCCGTCGTACTCATCGCTGAAGAGCTTTCGCCCGCGACCGTGGACGCGCTTGGTCCGGACTTCGAGATCCGGCATTGCAACGGCGCGGACCGGGCCGAGCTGCTGCCCGCCATCGCCGACGTGGACGCGATCCTGATCCGCTCCGCGACCAAGGTCGACGCCGAGGCGATCGCCGCCGCGAACAAGCTGAAGGTCGTCGCACGAGCCGGCGTCGGCCTGGACAACGTCGACGTCTCCGCCGCCACCAAGGCCGGCGTGATGGTCGTCAACGCCCCCACCTCGAACATCGTGACCGCCGCCGAGCTGGCCTGCGGTCTGCTGCTCGCCACCGCCCGCAACATCCCGCAGGCCAACGCCGCGCTGAAGAACGGCGAGTGGAAGCGCAGCAAGTACACCGGCGTGGAGCTGGCCGAGAAGACGCTCGGCGTGGTCGGCCTCGGCCGCATCGGCGCGCTCGTCGCCCAGCGCATGTCCGCCTTCGGCATGAAGGTCGTCGCCTACGACCCCTACATCCAGCCGGCCCGCGCCGCGCAGATGGGCGTCAAGGTGCTGTCCCTGGACGAGCTGCTCGAGGTCTCCGACTTCATCACCGTCCACCTGCCGAAGACCCCCGAGACGGTCGGCCTGATCGGCGACGAGGCGCTGCGCAAGGTCAAGCCGAGCGTGCGCATCGTCAACGCCGCGCGCGGCGGCATCGTCGACGAGGAGGCGCTGTACTCCGCCCTCAAGGAGGGCCGCGTCGCCGGCGCCGGCCTCGACGTGTACGCGAAGGAACCCTGCACGGACTCCCCGCTGTTCGAGTTCGACCAGGTCGTCAGCACCCCCCACCTGGGCGCCTCCACCGACGAGGCGCAGGAGAAGGCCGGCATCGCCGTCGCCCGCTCCGTGCGGCTCGCGCTCGCCGGTGAGCTGGTCCCCGACGCGGTGAACGTCCAGGGCGGCGTCATCGCCGAGGACGTCAAGCCGGGCCTGCCGCTCGCCGAGCGCCTCGGCCGCATCTTCACGGCGCTCGCCGGTGAGGTCGCGGTCCGCCTCGACGTCGAGGTGTACGGCGAGATCACCCAGCACGACGTGAAGGTCCTGGAGCTGTCCGCCCTCAAGGGTGTCTTCGAGGACGTCGTCGACGAGACCGTGTCGTACGTCAACGCCCCGCTGTTCGCGCAGGAGCGCGGCGTCGAGGTGCGGCTGACGACCAGCTCCGAGTCGGCCGAGCACCGCAACGTGGTCACCGTGCGCGGCACCCTCGCGAACGGCGAGGAGGTGTCGGTCTCCGGCACGCTGGCCGGCCCGAAGCACCTCCAGAAGATCGTCGCCGTCGGCGAGTACGACGTGGACCTCGCGCTGGCCGACCACATGGCGGTCCTGCGGTACGAGGACCGGCCCGGTGTCGTCGGGACCGTCGGCCGCATCCTCGGCGAGGCCGGTCTCAACATCGCCGGCATGCAGGTCTCCCGGGCCGTGGCCGGCGGCGAGGCGCTGGCCGTCCTCACCGTCGACGACACGGTGCCCGCCGGGGTGCTGACCGAGGTCGCGGCCGAGATCGGCGCGACGTCCGCGCGTGCGGTGAACCTGACCTGA
- a CDS encoding proline dehydrogenase family protein, whose amino-acid sequence MLGPVILAASRSDRMRRLISAAPVTKQVVDRFIPGETVDEIVPIVQELTGKGLELTMDVVGEDITRPEQAAAARDAYLRLVDRIKDLELGERVEMSVKLSMFGQALEGGHELALANVRPVVEAAAAIGTTVTLDAEDHTTLDSMFAIHEELRKDFPQTGCVIQAYLFRTEDDARRLAANGSRVRLVKGAYKEPAEVALQRKQDIDKAYVRILRILMEGSGYPMIGSHDPRLISIGQELARRAGRKLDEYEFQMLYGIRSDEHLRLAAEGHRMRVYTAYGTDWYGYFMRRLAEKPANLRFFVRSMVSKG is encoded by the coding sequence GTGCTGGGTCCCGTGATTCTCGCCGCGTCGCGCAGCGACCGGATGCGACGCCTGATCTCGGCGGCCCCGGTGACGAAGCAGGTCGTCGACCGGTTCATCCCCGGCGAGACCGTCGACGAGATCGTGCCGATCGTCCAGGAGCTCACCGGCAAGGGCCTGGAGCTGACCATGGACGTCGTCGGCGAGGACATCACCCGCCCCGAGCAGGCGGCCGCCGCCCGGGACGCCTATCTGCGCCTCGTCGACCGGATCAAGGACCTGGAGCTCGGCGAGCGTGTCGAGATGTCCGTGAAGCTCTCCATGTTCGGCCAGGCGCTGGAGGGCGGCCACGAGCTCGCCCTCGCCAACGTCCGCCCCGTCGTCGAGGCCGCCGCCGCCATCGGCACGACGGTCACGCTGGACGCGGAGGACCACACCACCCTCGACTCGATGTTCGCCATCCACGAGGAGCTGCGGAAGGACTTCCCGCAGACCGGCTGCGTCATCCAGGCCTACCTGTTCCGCACCGAGGACGACGCCCGCCGCCTCGCCGCGAACGGCAGCCGGGTGCGCCTGGTCAAGGGCGCCTACAAGGAGCCCGCCGAGGTCGCCCTCCAGCGCAAGCAGGACATCGACAAGGCGTACGTCCGGATCCTCAGGATCCTGATGGAGGGCTCCGGCTACCCGATGATCGGCTCCCACGACCCCCGGCTGATCTCCATCGGACAGGAGCTCGCCCGGCGCGCCGGGCGCAAACTGGACGAGTACGAGTTCCAGATGCTGTACGGCATCCGCAGCGACGAGCACCTGCGCCTGGCCGCCGAGGGCCACCGCATGCGCGTCTACACGGCCTACGGCACCGACTGGTACGGCTACTTCATGCGGCGGCTCGCGGAGAAGCCCGCCAACCTGCGGTTCTTCGTCCGCTCCATGGTCAGCAAGGGCTGA
- a CDS encoding tetratricopeptide repeat protein has translation MPDPGGDPGRSVLFAHHQNPELMAEAREMSLTFADFAHLRRATGEEDPERAWEMYFAHTQPQVRGLLDGLLATFPPEDRDRAAELAGSVEAFVLPSGALESRVFASPGGTPGHLIGISPAAVQLTAEIAWGLELAHPYEPEALPRGWEAATMHAQESLALNLQRYVRALEVPDGGPVSLSALDVAMQHGATTHARGPRDFYIAAMTFALAHELAHLDHGDLLSVEGRETEAFLSERLAPHLRISDEENEELRADAATFTTCFNYFVGVWLMTNKRPTGLLGTLGRLKWDGRHRVTAWHGARRATEACEAYYSAIAILGDLAFRRGDDGASRRLMTTSLRLPYIQQYVQRVREEVLAPAYGPFMWEDRDVRYRKAHHSWRVHFVEVFLPHMCRHQRSDSPDWVTGLKTPADLFREAEVLTAMAAEHEREIAVLTREKGADDPEVLSARAQLATLHAEAGDHAGAVEILEALAVDAARVVGPDDEGTLGIRHNLAWLRAQAGDKAGAAAAFRALCADQERIFGPDHPEVLDTRYELAWLRGDSGDVAGAVSAFTRLSADYERVLGPGHTATLATRKSLAQWRERQGDTHGAAAASTEARAGQYPILSPDHPGTLPAYEQRLAEQERASGPGHPNTLTTRWFLGMLRAKEGDAAGAADAFAGLLDHDLGPLGFDDVDVSVLRGNVDHWRAEAVAR, from the coding sequence GTGCCTGACCCGGGCGGCGACCCCGGCCGCAGCGTCCTGTTCGCCCACCACCAGAACCCGGAACTGATGGCGGAGGCACGCGAGATGAGCCTCACCTTCGCCGACTTCGCCCATCTGCGCCGGGCCACCGGTGAGGAGGACCCGGAGCGTGCGTGGGAGATGTACTTCGCCCACACCCAGCCCCAAGTGCGCGGGCTGCTCGACGGACTCCTTGCCACGTTCCCCCCGGAGGACCGGGACCGCGCGGCCGAACTGGCCGGCTCCGTCGAGGCGTTCGTGCTGCCCTCCGGCGCGCTCGAATCACGGGTCTTCGCCAGTCCCGGAGGGACGCCCGGCCACCTCATCGGCATCTCCCCGGCCGCCGTCCAGCTGACCGCCGAGATCGCCTGGGGCCTGGAACTGGCACACCCCTACGAGCCCGAGGCGCTTCCCCGCGGATGGGAGGCGGCCACCATGCACGCGCAGGAATCGCTCGCCCTCAACCTTCAGCGCTATGTGCGCGCCCTGGAGGTGCCCGACGGCGGGCCGGTGTCGCTGAGCGCGCTCGACGTCGCGATGCAGCACGGGGCCACCACGCACGCGCGTGGGCCGCGTGACTTCTATATCGCCGCGATGACCTTCGCCCTCGCGCACGAGCTCGCCCACCTCGACCACGGGGATCTGCTGTCCGTGGAGGGCCGTGAGACGGAGGCGTTCCTCTCCGAGCGCCTCGCCCCGCATCTGCGGATCTCCGACGAGGAGAACGAGGAGCTCCGGGCGGACGCGGCGACGTTCACGACATGCTTCAACTACTTCGTGGGCGTGTGGCTCATGACGAACAAACGGCCCACCGGCCTGCTGGGCACCCTCGGACGGCTCAAGTGGGACGGCCGGCACCGCGTGACGGCCTGGCACGGCGCACGCCGCGCGACCGAGGCGTGCGAGGCCTACTACTCGGCCATCGCGATCCTCGGGGACCTCGCGTTCCGGCGCGGTGACGACGGCGCCTCGCGGCGCCTGATGACCACCTCGCTGCGCCTGCCCTACATCCAGCAGTACGTCCAGCGGGTGCGCGAGGAAGTGCTGGCACCGGCGTACGGCCCGTTCATGTGGGAGGACCGCGACGTCCGGTACCGCAAGGCGCACCACAGCTGGCGCGTCCACTTCGTCGAGGTCTTCCTGCCCCACATGTGCCGTCACCAGCGCTCCGACTCCCCGGACTGGGTCACCGGGCTGAAGACCCCCGCCGACCTGTTCCGGGAGGCGGAGGTCCTCACGGCGATGGCCGCCGAGCACGAGCGGGAGATCGCCGTGCTGACCCGGGAGAAGGGTGCCGACGACCCCGAGGTGCTCTCTGCCCGGGCCCAGCTCGCCACCCTGCACGCCGAGGCGGGGGACCACGCGGGAGCGGTGGAGATCCTGGAGGCGCTGGCCGTCGACGCGGCCCGGGTCGTGGGCCCGGACGACGAGGGCACCCTCGGTATCCGTCACAACCTCGCCTGGCTGCGGGCCCAGGCAGGGGACAAGGCCGGAGCCGCCGCGGCGTTCCGTGCCCTGTGCGCGGACCAGGAGCGGATCTTCGGCCCCGATCACCCCGAGGTCCTGGACACCCGCTACGAACTCGCCTGGCTGCGGGGCGACTCCGGGGATGTGGCGGGAGCGGTCTCCGCCTTCACCCGCCTGAGTGCCGACTACGAGCGGGTGCTGGGCCCCGGCCACACCGCCACGCTCGCCACCCGCAAGAGCCTCGCCCAGTGGCGGGAGCGGCAGGGCGACACGCACGGAGCCGCCGCCGCGTCCACGGAGGCACGCGCGGGCCAGTACCCGATCCTCAGCCCCGACCACCCCGGCACACTCCCCGCCTACGAGCAGCGCCTCGCGGAGCAGGAACGCGCGTCCGGGCCCGGCCATCCGAACACGCTCACGACCCGCTGGTTCCTCGGCATGCTCCGGGCCAAGGAGGGGGACGCCGCCGGAGCGGCCGACGCGTTCGCCGGGCTGCTCGACCACGATCTCGGGCCGCTGGGCTTCGACGACGTGGACGTGTCCGTCCTGCGGGGCAACGTCGACCACTGGCGAGCGGAGGCCGTCGCCCGCTAG
- a CDS encoding TetR/AcrR family transcriptional regulator: MGHREDLLEGAKRCLLAKGFARTTARDIVKESGTNLASIGYHYGSKDALLAQAYVSLVEGMSEAFDGVDGIRGEPGSLDRFEEVWSNIIGTMKDPGSLWRLSVEIVAMGDELPEVRAHLAEAQREASRGIVALFVGGSEDDVTQDAADTLGEFYTTLLMGLMMQWTFDPDRAPDAAHLTEGLRRVMEAARPGK; encoded by the coding sequence ATGGGACACCGTGAGGATCTGCTCGAAGGCGCCAAGCGCTGCCTGCTGGCGAAGGGGTTCGCGCGCACGACCGCGCGCGACATCGTCAAGGAGTCGGGGACCAACCTGGCCTCGATCGGCTACCACTACGGCTCGAAGGACGCGCTGCTCGCCCAGGCGTACGTCTCCCTGGTCGAGGGGATGTCCGAGGCCTTCGACGGGGTGGACGGCATCCGGGGTGAACCGGGGTCCCTGGACCGCTTCGAGGAGGTGTGGTCCAACATCATCGGCACCATGAAGGACCCCGGCTCGCTGTGGCGGCTCAGCGTGGAGATCGTGGCCATGGGTGACGAACTGCCCGAGGTCAGGGCTCATCTGGCGGAGGCTCAGCGGGAGGCCTCGCGCGGCATCGTCGCGCTCTTCGTGGGCGGCTCCGAGGACGACGTCACCCAGGACGCCGCGGACACCCTCGGCGAGTTCTACACGACCCTGCTCATGGGACTGATGATGCAGTGGACCTTCGACCCCGACCGCGCCCCGGATGCGGCCCACCTCACGGAGGGCCTGCGCCGGGTGATGGAAGCCGCCCGTCCGGGTAAGTGA
- a CDS encoding PucR family transcriptional regulator, with translation MYEGPGGMRENARVTPADKADYQELVDEISELLGAPATLENRDFELIAFGAYDSEDDLDASALDPVRTRSILTRRSTAAVRTWFEGFGITRASGPVRIPRTPEAGVYRARICLPVRHRGVVLGYVWLLDGDPGPTDRQLDDAMAVTARIGALLADEAQHGADLSRELRAVLTAERGWQSDMAVAELRTALGSRADGVHTVVCVAPWPSAHPDDAPSVRTVPHATALCTVPWGAAGHSLAVLVRLRSADVRTAAHAAAARLLKDDTGPARPAAGLGEPRTGLAELAGSWREASAAARAALAEPRLGPVAEWSRVGPYRLLTALPPEASRDAAIAPLLSPAQRELAHTAEVYLDRAGQAGRTAAELGIHRQTLYYRLSRVEQLTGLDLDDGEDRLLLHMVLKGRRLDSP, from the coding sequence ATGTATGAAGGCCCCGGGGGAATGAGGGAGAATGCCCGGGTGACGCCCGCAGACAAGGCCGACTATCAGGAGCTCGTGGACGAGATCTCGGAGCTCCTGGGCGCCCCCGCGACGCTGGAGAACCGCGACTTCGAGCTGATCGCGTTCGGCGCGTACGACAGCGAGGACGACCTCGACGCGTCGGCCCTGGATCCCGTGCGCACCCGCTCGATCCTGACCCGGCGCTCCACGGCGGCCGTGCGGACCTGGTTCGAGGGGTTCGGCATCACCCGGGCGAGTGGCCCGGTGCGCATCCCCCGCACCCCGGAGGCCGGCGTCTACCGGGCCCGGATCTGCCTCCCGGTACGCCATCGGGGTGTCGTCCTCGGCTATGTGTGGCTGCTGGACGGCGATCCCGGCCCCACCGACCGGCAGCTGGACGACGCGATGGCGGTGACCGCGCGGATCGGCGCGCTGCTCGCGGACGAGGCGCAGCACGGGGCGGACCTCAGCCGGGAGCTGCGCGCGGTGCTGACCGCGGAGCGCGGCTGGCAGAGCGACATGGCGGTGGCCGAGCTGCGCACGGCGCTCGGCTCGCGCGCGGACGGCGTCCACACGGTGGTCTGTGTGGCGCCCTGGCCCTCGGCACACCCGGACGACGCCCCGTCGGTCCGGACGGTCCCGCACGCGACCGCGCTGTGCACGGTGCCGTGGGGCGCGGCCGGGCACAGCCTCGCCGTCCTCGTCCGGCTGCGCTCGGCGGACGTGCGGACGGCGGCGCACGCGGCGGCGGCCCGGCTGCTGAAGGACGACACGGGTCCGGCCCGCCCGGCGGCCGGCCTCGGTGAACCGCGCACCGGGCTCGCCGAGTTGGCCGGGTCCTGGCGGGAGGCGTCGGCGGCGGCCCGCGCGGCGCTGGCGGAGCCGCGGCTGGGTCCGGTGGCCGAGTGGTCGCGCGTCGGCCCGTACCGCCTGCTGACCGCGCTGCCTCCGGAGGCGTCCCGCGACGCGGCGATCGCCCCGCTCCTGTCCCCCGCCCAGCGCGAACTGGCGCACACCGCCGAGGTCTACCTGGACCGCGCGGGCCAGGCGGGCCGCACGGCCGCCGAACTCGGCATCCACCGCCAGACCCTGTACTACCGCCTCTCCCGCGTCGAACAGCTCACGGGCCTGGACCTGGACGACGGCGAGGACCGGCTGCTGCTGCACATGGTCCTGAAGGGACGCAGGCTCGACTCCCCCTAG
- a CDS encoding MFS transporter yields the protein MTSEAKSTTPANARAGRREWTALGVLMLPLLLVSMDVSVLYFAIPAISADLRPSGTQQLWIFDIYAFVLAGLLMTMGSLGDRVGHRRLLLAGAAAFGAASLAAAYAGSAEMLIAARAVLGVGGATLMPSTMAMLRAMFTDPGQRAKAIGLWSGVMTAGIALGSVMSGVLVEFFWWGSVFLVNLPAMALLLVLGPLLLPESRTARPGRFDLLSVPLSLAAVLPVIYGLKEIPSEGWNVRYVVSITVGLLFAALFVHRQRTAAAPMISPALFRGRGFAPSVALNLLSAFGVMGSAYFTTQYLQSVLGRSALEAALWALLPSVPIGAAAPIAGALVSRGVPRAHVVTVGFAVASAGFVVLSLAGTDSLAVVLTASAILAVGAVVVMSQIMDLALGTVPVERAGAASSLMETSSEFGGAMGMAVLGSIGAAVYRHEIPASAPDAARETLGGALTVADGVPGLAAAAREAFTSGMQGAAIAGAVVLAGAAVLAGLTLRRVRDGERTCGTPDEPSTLSPSGV from the coding sequence ATGACTTCCGAAGCGAAGAGCACCACCCCTGCCAACGCCCGCGCCGGGCGCCGTGAATGGACCGCCCTGGGCGTCCTGATGCTGCCGCTGCTGCTGGTCTCCATGGACGTCTCCGTCCTCTACTTCGCCATCCCGGCGATCAGCGCGGACCTGCGGCCCAGCGGCACCCAGCAGCTGTGGATCTTCGACATCTACGCCTTCGTCCTCGCCGGACTGCTGATGACGATGGGCTCGCTCGGCGACCGCGTCGGACACCGCCGGCTGCTGCTCGCCGGCGCCGCCGCCTTCGGTGCCGCCTCGCTGGCGGCGGCCTACGCCGGCAGCGCCGAGATGCTGATCGCGGCCCGCGCGGTCCTCGGCGTCGGCGGCGCGACCCTCATGCCGTCCACCATGGCCATGCTGCGCGCGATGTTCACCGACCCCGGGCAGCGCGCGAAGGCGATCGGCCTGTGGTCGGGCGTGATGACGGCGGGCATCGCCCTGGGCTCCGTGATGAGCGGGGTGCTGGTGGAGTTCTTCTGGTGGGGCTCGGTCTTCCTGGTCAACCTGCCCGCGATGGCCCTGCTGCTGGTCCTCGGCCCGCTGCTGCTCCCCGAGTCGCGGACGGCCCGCCCCGGCCGCTTCGACCTGCTGAGCGTCCCGCTGTCGCTGGCCGCGGTGCTGCCCGTGATCTACGGGCTGAAGGAGATCCCCTCCGAGGGCTGGAACGTCCGCTACGTCGTCTCGATCACCGTCGGCCTGCTCTTCGCCGCCCTGTTCGTGCACCGCCAGCGCACGGCCGCCGCCCCGATGATCTCCCCCGCGCTGTTCCGTGGGCGGGGCTTCGCGCCCTCGGTCGCCCTGAACCTGCTCTCGGCGTTCGGGGTGATGGGGTCCGCCTACTTCACCACGCAGTACCTGCAGTCGGTGCTCGGCAGGAGCGCCCTGGAGGCGGCCCTGTGGGCGCTGCTGCCGTCCGTGCCGATCGGCGCGGCCGCCCCGATCGCCGGGGCGCTGGTGAGCCGGGGCGTGCCCCGGGCCCATGTCGTCACGGTGGGCTTCGCCGTGGCCTCCGCGGGCTTCGTGGTGCTGTCCCTCGCGGGCACCGACTCGCTGGCCGTGGTGCTCACGGCCAGCGCGATCCTCGCGGTCGGCGCCGTCGTCGTGATGTCCCAGATCATGGACCTGGCCCTGGGCACCGTCCCCGTGGAGCGGGCGGGCGCCGCGTCCTCCCTGATGGAGACGTCCAGCGAGTTCGGCGGGGCGATGGGCATGGCGGTGCTCGGGTCGATCGGTGCCGCGGTCTACCGCCACGAGATCCCCGCGTCGGCGCCGGACGCGGCCCGGGAGACCCTGGGCGGCGCGCTCACCGTCGCGGACGGGGTGCCGGGGCTGGCGGCGGCCGCACGGGAGGCGTTCACCAGCGGGATGCAGGGCGCGGCGATCGCCGGGGCCGTGGTGCTGGCCGGGGCGGCGGTGCTGGCCGGCCTCACCCTGCGGCGGGTCCGCGACGGTGAGCGGACATGCGGAACGCCGGACGAGCCGAGCACGCTCAGCCCGTCCGGCGTATGA
- the ilvC gene encoding ketol-acid reductoisomerase, with protein sequence MAELFYDADADLSIIQGRKVAVIGYGSQGHAHALSLRDSGVDVRVGLHEGSKSKAKAEEQGLRVVTPAEAAAEADVIMILVPDPIQAQVYEESIKDNLNDGDALFFGHGFNIRFGFIKPPAGVDVCMVAPKGPGHLVRRQYEEGRGVPCIAAVEQDASGNGFALALSYAKGIGGTRAGVIKTTFTEETETDLFGEQAVLCGGTAALVKAGFETLTEAGYQPEIAYFECLHELKLIVDLMYEGGLEKMRWSISETAEWGDYVTGPRIITDATKAEMKKVLGEIQDGTFAQQWMDEYHGGLKKYNEYKQQDSEHLLETTGKELRKLMSWVNEEA encoded by the coding sequence GTGGCCGAGCTGTTCTACGACGCCGACGCCGACCTGTCCATCATCCAGGGCCGCAAGGTCGCGGTCATCGGTTACGGCAGCCAGGGCCACGCCCACGCGCTGTCGCTGCGCGACTCGGGTGTCGACGTCCGCGTCGGTCTGCACGAGGGCTCCAAGTCCAAGGCGAAGGCCGAGGAGCAGGGCCTGCGCGTGGTGACGCCCGCCGAGGCCGCCGCCGAGGCCGACGTCATCATGATCCTCGTCCCGGACCCGATCCAGGCCCAGGTCTACGAGGAGTCCATCAAGGACAACCTCAACGACGGCGACGCCCTGTTCTTCGGCCACGGCTTCAACATCCGCTTCGGCTTCATCAAGCCCCCGGCCGGCGTGGACGTCTGCATGGTCGCCCCCAAGGGCCCGGGCCACCTGGTGCGCCGTCAGTACGAGGAGGGCCGCGGCGTCCCGTGCATCGCGGCCGTCGAGCAGGACGCCTCCGGCAACGGCTTCGCGCTCGCCCTGTCGTACGCCAAGGGCATCGGCGGCACCCGCGCCGGCGTCATCAAGACGACCTTCACCGAGGAGACCGAGACCGACCTGTTCGGTGAGCAGGCCGTCCTCTGCGGTGGTACGGCCGCGCTGGTCAAGGCCGGCTTCGAGACGCTGACCGAGGCCGGCTACCAGCCGGAGATCGCGTACTTCGAGTGCCTGCACGAGCTGAAGCTGATCGTGGACCTCATGTACGAGGGCGGCCTGGAGAAGATGCGCTGGTCGATCTCCGAGACCGCCGAGTGGGGCGACTACGTCACCGGCCCGCGGATCATCACCGACGCCACCAAGGCGGAGATGAAGAAGGTCCTCGGCGAGATCCAGGACGGCACCTTCGCGCAGCAGTGGATGGACGAGTACCACGGCGGCCTGAAGAAGTACAACGAGTACAAGCAGCAGGACTCCGAGCACCTGCTGGAGACCACCGGCAAGGAGCTGCGCAAGCTCATGAGCTGGGTGAACGAGGAGGCGTGA
- the ilvN gene encoding acetolactate synthase small subunit: MSKHTLSVLVENTPGILARIAALFSRRGFNIDSLAVGVTEHPDISRITIVVSVEDFPLEQVTKQLNKLVNVLKIVELEPGSAVQRELVLVKVRADNETRSQIVEIVQLFRAKTVDVSPEAVTIEATGSSDKLEAMLKMLEPFGIKELVQSGTIAIGRGARSITDRSLRALDRSA, from the coding sequence ATGTCCAAGCACACGCTCTCCGTCCTGGTGGAGAACACGCCGGGCATCCTGGCCCGGATCGCCGCCCTGTTCTCCCGACGCGGCTTCAACATCGACTCGCTCGCGGTCGGTGTCACCGAGCACCCCGACATCTCCCGCATCACCATCGTGGTCAGCGTCGAGGACTTCCCGCTCGAGCAGGTCACGAAGCAGCTCAACAAGCTCGTCAACGTGCTGAAGATCGTCGAGCTGGAGCCCGGATCGGCCGTCCAGCGTGAACTCGTCCTCGTGAAGGTCCGCGCCGACAACGAGACCCGCTCCCAGATCGTCGAGATCGTCCAGCTGTTCCGCGCCAAGACCGTCGACGTCTCCCCGGAGGCCGTCACGATCGAGGCCACCGGCTCCAGCGACAAGCTGGAGGCCATGCTGAAGATGCTGGAGCCCTTCGGCATCAAGGAGCTCGTCCAGTCCGGCACGATCGCCATCGGCCGCGGCGCCCGTTCGATCACGGACCGGTCGCTGCGCGCCCTGGACCGGTCGGCGTAG